In Paramisgurnus dabryanus chromosome 14, PD_genome_1.1, whole genome shotgun sequence, one genomic interval encodes:
- the mrps16 gene encoding small ribosomal subunit protein bS16m has product MVHLSSLLLKKYHGGHVVIRLALGGATNRPFYRIVAAYNKRARDSKYIEQLGSYDPLPNIYNEKLVAFNYDRIKYWIGCGAHPSKPVAKLLGLAGFFPLHPMTVTEAERRRNAASTEEIKLDIEDAEEKQAEL; this is encoded by the exons ATGGTCCACCTGT CATCTTTACTGCTAAAAAAATATCACGGTGGGCATGTGGTGATCCGCTTGGCGCTAGGGGGCGCCACCAACAGACCATTCTACCGCATCGTGGCCGCCTATAATAAACGGGCGAGAGACAGTAAATATATCGAGCAGCTGGGGTCGTACGACCCTCTCCCTAACATATATAATGAAAAACTTGTAGCCTTTAATTACGACAGAATCAAATACTGGATTGGCTGTGGTGCCCATCCCTCCAAACCTGTGGCCAAACTTCTGG GATTGGCTGGATTTTTCCCACTGCATCCAATGACAGTAACAGAAGCAGAGCGGAGACGGAACGCAGCTTCTACAGAAGAAATAAAGTTGGACATTGAAGATGCAGAAGAAAAGCAGGCAGAGCTGTGA